Proteins encoded in a region of the Rhizobium sp. CC-YZS058 genome:
- a CDS encoding lysozyme inhibitor LprI family protein — protein sequence MACGLVLLPQRAAAQNTPSVDCAEAVTQTDMTLCAQQAYGEADAALNTAYRKAMARAVAMDKDLADLSAGMAGAAEALKAAQRAWIPYRDGQCALAGFAARGGSMEPMLVAQCLADLSHARTKELDAALAEN from the coding sequence ATGGCGTGCGGGCTGGTCCTTCTGCCGCAGCGGGCCGCCGCGCAGAATACGCCCTCGGTCGATTGCGCCGAGGCCGTGACCCAGACCGACATGACGCTGTGCGCGCAGCAGGCCTATGGCGAGGCGGATGCGGCGCTGAATACCGCCTATCGCAAGGCCATGGCCCGTGCCGTGGCGATGGACAAGGATCTCGCCGATCTTAGCGCAGGCATGGCAGGGGCGGCGGAAGCGCTGAAGGCGGCCCAGCGCGCCTGGATCCCCTATCGCGATGGCCAGTGTGCGCTGGCGGGCTTCGCCGCGCGCGGCGGCAGCATGGAGCCGATGCTGGTGGCGCAGTGCCTTGCCGACCTGAGCCACGCGCGGACCAAGGAACTCGATGCGGCGCTGGCCGAAAACTAG
- a CDS encoding Urease operon accessory protein, translated as MIVGNGPVPEGAAAAMAQADRVVRFNDCRSFRAGERSDVVAVCNTGRPARAMLDGGAWAHHPAVVAARDIWCVRDPAFFAALRAPLAISHPELDDFCEDGTPGFEAFALASAKGVRVLDASLHSRVVAALAPYAPAGSYVVPSSGLIVIAALLEDAPEADLVLTGFTHQGWDGHPFAAEARLVESWCRAGRLSRLVEAAPPRAAQA; from the coding sequence GTGATCGTCGGCAACGGGCCGGTGCCGGAAGGCGCAGCGGCCGCGATGGCGCAGGCCGATCGGGTGGTCCGCTTCAATGATTGCCGCTCCTTCCGCGCCGGCGAACGGTCCGATGTCGTGGCCGTGTGCAATACCGGCCGGCCGGCGCGCGCCATGCTGGACGGCGGCGCCTGGGCGCATCACCCCGCCGTGGTCGCGGCACGCGACATCTGGTGCGTGCGCGATCCCGCCTTCTTCGCAGCGCTGCGGGCGCCGCTTGCCATAAGCCATCCCGAGCTCGACGATTTCTGCGAGGATGGCACGCCGGGCTTCGAGGCCTTTGCCCTGGCCTCTGCCAAGGGGGTCCGGGTTCTGGACGCGAGCCTGCACAGCCGCGTGGTGGCGGCGCTGGCGCCGTATGCGCCGGCCGGCAGCTATGTCGTGCCGAGCAGCGGGCTGATCGTCATCGCCGCCCTGCTTGAGGATGCGCCCGAGGCCGACCTTGTTCTGACAGGTTTCACCCATCAGGGATGGGACGGCCACCCCTTCGCGGCCGAAGCCCGGCTGGTCGAAAGCTGGTGCCGTGCCGGCCGGTTGAGCCGGCTTGTCGAAGCGGCGCCTCCGCGCGCCGCACAGGCATGA
- a CDS encoding type II toxin-antitoxin system VapC family toxin, with translation MIGLDTNMLMRWLASGSITDAEGARQAAEITRFMNQTDMPVFVNHIVLVEIVWLLRSKVRLARGAIASFLIQVIEHPRLVVEDREAVAASLQSYGQHPGDFADHLIGEINSRNGCRTTYTFDRAAARSPLFSELSR, from the coding sequence ATGATCGGGCTGGACACGAACATGCTGATGCGTTGGCTCGCAAGCGGATCCATCACCGACGCTGAAGGCGCGAGGCAAGCTGCAGAAATAACGCGCTTTATGAACCAGACCGACATGCCGGTTTTCGTCAATCATATCGTTCTGGTCGAGATCGTCTGGTTGCTGCGCAGCAAGGTCCGGCTTGCGCGTGGAGCCATCGCGTCGTTCTTGATCCAGGTCATCGAGCACCCCCGGCTGGTCGTTGAGGATCGCGAGGCCGTTGCTGCCTCGCTGCAATCCTATGGTCAACATCCCGGCGATTTCGCCGATCACCTGATCGGTGAGATCAACAGCCGCAATGGCTGCCGCACCACCTATACATTCGACCGCGCGGCCGCGCGCTCGCCCCTCTTCTCCGAGCTTTCGAGGTAG
- a CDS encoding urease subunit beta, with product MIPGEVLAADGEIELNVGLETVTIEVSNTGDRPVQVGSHYHFAETNAGLSFDRESAHGRRLDIPAGTAVRFEPGQTRQVTLIPFAGKRAVYGFRQKVMGTL from the coding sequence ATGATCCCCGGAGAAGTCCTTGCCGCCGACGGCGAGATCGAGCTGAATGTCGGGCTGGAGACGGTGACGATCGAGGTGTCGAACACCGGCGACCGCCCGGTGCAGGTCGGCAGCCACTACCACTTCGCCGAAACCAATGCCGGGCTTTCCTTCGATCGCGAGAGCGCCCATGGCCGCAGGCTGGATATTCCGGCGGGCACAGCCGTGCGGTTCGAGCCCGGCCAGACGCGGCAGGTGACGCTGATCCCCTTTGCCGGCAAGCGTGCAGTCTATGGGTTCCGCCAGAAGGTCATGGGCACCCTATGA
- a CDS encoding AbrB/MazE/SpoVT family DNA-binding domain-containing protein: MMGETVRIKAGTITLPEAVLKTLGLGEGDAVEIVTSETGVVELRRPGGGFKDLRGVIKLERPISGDELDQWIRDARNAGYREDDV; the protein is encoded by the coding sequence ATGATGGGTGAAACAGTCCGGATCAAGGCAGGCACGATCACGCTTCCCGAGGCGGTGCTGAAGACATTGGGTCTTGGCGAAGGCGATGCGGTGGAGATCGTCACCAGCGAGACCGGCGTGGTCGAACTCCGCCGGCCCGGCGGCGGCTTCAAGGACCTGCGCGGCGTCATCAAACTGGAGCGGCCGATCAGTGGTGACGAACTCGATCAATGGATCAGGGACGCCCGCAACGCCGGCTACCGTGAGGATGACGTATGA
- a CDS encoding urease subunit gamma — translation MNLTPREKDKLLISMAAMVARRRLERGVKLNHPEAIALITDFVVEGARDGRSVPDLMEAGAHVISRDQVMEGIPEMIHDIQIEATFPDGTKLVTVHEPIR, via the coding sequence ATGAACCTGACGCCGCGCGAAAAGGATAAGTTGCTGATTTCGATGGCGGCGATGGTGGCGCGACGGCGGCTGGAGCGCGGCGTCAAGCTTAACCATCCCGAAGCGATCGCGCTGATCACCGACTTCGTGGTGGAAGGCGCGCGCGACGGGCGTTCGGTCCCGGACCTGATGGAAGCCGGAGCCCATGTGATCAGCCGGGATCAGGTCATGGAAGGCATTCCGGAGATGATCCACGACATCCAGATCGAAGCGACCTTTCCCGACGGCACCAAGCTGGTGACCGTGCACGAACCGATCCGTTGA
- a CDS encoding DUF1272 domain-containing protein has protein sequence MLALRPNCECCDRDLPPALLAAYPVSTERERKTEGCPPAQAA, from the coding sequence ATGCTGGCTCTGCGTCCCAATTGCGAATGCTGCGACCGCGATCTGCCGCCGGCCCTTCTGGCCGCTTATCCCGTGTCCACCGAGCGCGAGCGGAAAACCGAAGGCTGCCCGCCTGCACAGGCCGCCTGA
- a CDS encoding urease accessory protein UreD, which yields MAEAQRIGRPQRAWGRGRLVAKPLAGRTRLQEFYQEGCAKIRLPEMFDGRMEAVLINSSGGLTGGDQMDWRFEAGPGTHLTLSTQACEKIYRASAGTTTVTTAITAEAGATVHWLPQETILFDGASMTRALEVDLAADARFLAVEAVLLGRRAMGERMITGQFRDRWRIRKGGRLLHADQLAFTGDLAALTAQAATLSGQVAFATLLLAEEGCERHVPALRALLADGQGAISHVTIGGQEKLIARFVAPDGFALRKLLVPMISHLRDGASVPKVWTL from the coding sequence ATGGCTGAGGCCCAGCGGATCGGGCGGCCGCAGCGCGCCTGGGGGCGCGGTCGGCTGGTGGCCAAGCCACTGGCCGGGCGGACGCGGCTGCAGGAGTTCTATCAGGAAGGCTGTGCCAAGATCCGCCTGCCGGAGATGTTCGACGGGCGGATGGAGGCGGTGCTGATCAACAGTTCCGGCGGGCTGACCGGCGGCGATCAGATGGACTGGCGCTTCGAGGCGGGGCCGGGAACGCATCTGACGCTTTCCACCCAGGCCTGCGAAAAGATCTACCGCGCCAGTGCCGGCACCACCACGGTCACCACGGCAATCACGGCCGAGGCCGGCGCCACCGTGCATTGGCTGCCGCAGGAGACCATCCTGTTCGACGGCGCCTCGATGACCCGCGCGCTGGAAGTCGATCTGGCCGCCGATGCGCGATTTCTCGCCGTCGAGGCCGTCCTGCTCGGCCGCCGCGCCATGGGCGAGCGGATGATCACGGGCCAGTTCCGCGACCGCTGGCGCATCCGCAAGGGCGGGCGGTTGCTGCATGCCGATCAGCTCGCTTTCACCGGAGATCTGGCAGCCCTCACCGCACAGGCAGCGACCCTTTCCGGACAGGTCGCCTTCGCGACCCTGCTTCTGGCCGAGGAAGGCTGCGAGCGCCATGTGCCGGCCCTGCGGGCGCTGCTTGCAGACGGGCAGGGGGCAATCAGCCATGTGACGATCGGCGGTCAGGAGAAGCTGATCGCGCGCTTCGTGGCGCCGGATGGCTTTGCCTTGAGAAAACTGCTCGTGCCGATGATTTCGCACTTGCGCGATGGCGCATCAGTGCCGAAAGTCTGGACCCTGTAA